The sequence below is a genomic window from Cucumis melo cultivar AY chromosome 5, USDA_Cmelo_AY_1.0, whole genome shotgun sequence.
ACTTAGCCCTCCCACTTTGGTCTCATCTTCAAACCTTTTAACTGCCATCAACGACTCGGAGTCACGTTGTTCCATGTGAAGATAATCAGAGTTGTTGGACTTATTACCACTCATTTTGTGATCATACTTATTATTACCTTCAGCAACTCTTACTGCTTTCTCACTATTACACCCTAAAATACTACTCGGTCGCCTCTTCGGGACAACGAAAACCTCTTTGTGCACATTAACCCTCATCGGTGGTGGTGGTACCACTCTGGCTGGGCTGGTAATGGAGGGGCGCCGTTCGTCGAAGTCGAGCGCACTGGCAGTGACCACGCTCCAGTCAACACTTGCTTCACTGGGCGCATAACAAGAGGCAGTTGGAGAGTGGAATGGGTTGGTTTGCTTGGTAAGGCTTTCAATCTCGAACAAGTCGGAGCTACAATCGCTATTCACCTCGTCCTCGTTGTAAAACATTCCTGATCCTAAGGTGGTACTGTGGTTATTTGTTTTATCCCAAGAAAGCATGGTTAGCCTTTTCTCCAGGCTGATCGGTTTATTGCTTCTGAGCCTTCCCGTCACTGGCGAACCGAAAACCTCTAACGACTTTCTTTCAACTACTTCTTCAGGTTCTTGCAAATGGACCATCTTCATTGATGATGCTGCAGTTGGAAAGCCTCGAAACGATGGAGTTTCTCGatccaatatattattaatattatttcgTGTTGGGTTTGTTGTGACAGCATTGCTGAAACTGATTTCGCCCACGTCTTCAACTGCAGTACTCTTTTTGTTGCTTGTACAGCACATGCAATAGCCAAGAGTGTTGGATAGAAAGCTCTTGTTGTTGTTACTACTCCTCCTCTTCTGGAGTGAATAACTGTTATTGGCAATTGTTGTTGCTATTGCAGTTGTTGTTGTTGTGC
It includes:
- the LOC103485779 gene encoding protein PHYTOCHROME KINASE SUBSTRATE 1, with protein sequence MDIFTSISSKTLPFDTHIDSNNNLGVYGDTSFSSYLTAKEDHDFIRKLTESTRYLKSPIMIPGSRGGEDGEIGIFGAEKYFNGGMEDESTQRSGNNHPSSQKFDKLIVAHMEEALKLPKPRLGTPSVGSESSSVNSQRPLLKIVKSTTTTTAIATTIANNSYSLQKRRSSNNNKSFLSNTLGYCMCCTSNKKSTAVEDVGEISFSNAVTTNPTRNNINNILDRETPSFRGFPTAASSMKMVHLQEPEEVVERKSLEVFGSPVTGRLRSNKPISLEKRLTMLSWDKTNNHSTTLGSGMFYNEDEVNSDCSSDLFEIESLTKQTNPFHSPTASCYAPSEASVDWSVVTASALDFDERRPSITSPARVVPPPPMRVNVHKEVFVVPKRRPSSILGCNSEKAVRVAEGNNKYDHKMSGNKSNNSDYLHMEQRDSESLMAVKRFEDETKVGGLSFKSQGSSSMLPLAPPARALGTRSLPRPYSPRLTNMTFNMQ